One genomic region from Methanosarcinales archaeon encodes:
- a CDS encoding MBL fold metallo-hydrolase — protein sequence MKVHLINSSPYEANAFLVDAPKPVLIDVGMNASYVIDRISDIIEPTDIETIVLTHAHYDHWGGVEEVKQVTGANIAIHTADAVLLQDDVSNVASMFGERAVLKADTLLNQDDYIEIGDSDGLEVIHTPGHSPGSICLYHAESKSLFSGDTVFPGGSFGRVDLTGGSMIQLIESLKYLTGLEVGTMYPGHGNVTSENVDGQIKLSLHLAGTYL from the coding sequence ATGAAAGTCCATCTGATCAATAGTTCACCATATGAGGCAAATGCCTTTTTGGTGGATGCACCAAAACCGGTCCTGATAGATGTGGGCATGAATGCCAGTTATGTCATTGACAGGATCTCGGACATTATAGAACCCACCGATATTGAAACTATAGTCCTTACCCACGCCCATTATGACCACTGGGGCGGGGTGGAAGAAGTAAAGCAGGTGACAGGAGCAAATATTGCAATCCATACAGCAGATGCTGTGCTGCTGCAGGATGATGTGTCAAATGTTGCTTCCATGTTCGGTGAAAGAGCAGTATTAAAAGCTGACACACTACTGAACCAGGACGATTATATTGAGATTGGAGATAGCGATGGTTTAGAAGTAATACACACACCTGGCCACTCCCCGGGCAGCATATGCCTATACCATGCAGAATCTAAATCACTGTTCTCAGGCGATACTGTATTCCCTGGTGGTAGTTTCGGGCGTGTCGACCTGACCGGGGGCAGCATGATACAGCTTATTGAATCACTGAAGTACCTTACAGGGCTTGAAGTGGGGACAATGTATCCGGGGCACGGTAATGTGACTTCAGAGAATGTGGATGGACAGATCAAGCTGTCCCTGCATCTGGCTGGCACGTACCTTTGA
- a CDS encoding ribose-phosphate diphosphokinase, whose protein sequence is MKIIGGPASQLLASRVAKALDCDLALCEFKTFPDNEMYVRILDDVGQDAVIIQSTTTDSDFMALLQLIDACSTAEKVHVVIPYMGYARQDKQFNPGEALSARAVARTILADNVITVNIHEHSVLDHFKCKTIDIDAARHVGKYLKDLDLDSPVVLGPDNGAVHIAASAAEELGADYDHLEKKRLSGDTVQMTPKNLDVTGRDVVILDDMVATGGTVAEAVGMLKSQGASRVYVACIHPVLAGSAVLKLYHSGVMDVIATDTLEKAVSRVSVAPLLARALKGL, encoded by the coding sequence TTGAAAATAATAGGAGGACCTGCATCACAGCTTCTTGCCAGCAGGGTCGCAAAGGCCCTGGACTGTGACCTTGCCCTGTGTGAATTTAAAACGTTTCCTGATAATGAGATGTATGTTAGGATCCTGGATGACGTAGGTCAGGATGCTGTTATTATACAGAGTACAACTACCGATTCGGATTTTATGGCACTGCTCCAATTGATCGATGCATGCAGTACAGCTGAGAAGGTACATGTGGTCATTCCCTACATGGGGTATGCCAGGCAGGATAAACAATTCAATCCGGGAGAAGCACTCAGCGCCCGTGCTGTCGCACGCACCATTCTCGCAGATAACGTCATCACGGTAAATATTCATGAACATTCAGTGCTGGACCATTTCAAGTGCAAAACCATAGATATTGATGCAGCACGCCATGTAGGAAAATATCTGAAGGATCTGGATTTGGATTCACCTGTCGTGCTGGGACCTGACAATGGAGCTGTACACATAGCAGCGTCTGCTGCTGAGGAATTGGGAGCTGATTACGATCATCTTGAAAAGAAACGATTAAGCGGCGATACTGTACAGATGACCCCTAAAAACCTGGATGTGACGGGACGGGATGTGGTGATACTGGATGATATGGTAGCAACCGGAGGTACCGTGGCAGAAGCGGTGGGAATGCTCAAGTCTCAGGGTGCATCCCGGGTATATGTTGCCTGTATCCACCCGGTCCTTGCAGGAAGTGCAGTTCTTAAACTGTATCATTCCGGGGTCATGGATGTAATAGCAACTGACACCCTGGAAAAGGCAGTAAGCAGGGTAAGCGTTGCACCGTTATTGGCCAGGGCACTGAAAGGGTTATAA
- a CDS encoding radical SAM protein, with protein MKETKSICPECYELIDAVIYDENGTIYIEKSCDYHGTFKDIYWGDAFQYQRFGKYLQDGTGVLNNITSSNGGCPHNCGICEVHKTSTILANIDITNRCNMHCPVCFANAAFSGYIYEPTVEQIKEMMIMLYNQEPVKCTSIQFSGGEPTLRPELFDLIKMAKELGFKHLQLATNGIKLAESVEYCRNLRESGLKTVYLQFDGVTPEPYMETRGVDALPIKQKAIQNCREAGMPIDLVPTVVRNVNDHQLGAMVQFVADNIDIIKGVNFQPISFTGRIDTKKREEQRITIPDVMKKIEEQTEGVVTSDDFYPIPFILPLSHFANAETGIENVKFSVNPHCGSGTYIYVDKNHNMVPVTRFVDVEGLFEYIEELAHEVDEVRYFKTLARWRGTKKLARGIRQYVDDSNGPKDIDFARNLYNMLIHRSGNSTKVFHERMMLIGIMHFQDPYNMDIERIQRCGVHYATPDGRVIPFCTYNSFYREEVEKKFSKPLHENLKAG; from the coding sequence ATGAAGGAGACAAAATCAATTTGTCCTGAGTGCTATGAATTAATTGATGCGGTTATTTATGACGAAAACGGCACCATCTACATTGAAAAAAGCTGTGATTATCATGGTACATTCAAAGACATCTATTGGGGAGATGCTTTTCAGTATCAGCGTTTTGGCAAATACCTGCAAGATGGTACAGGTGTATTAAACAATATAACCTCCTCCAACGGTGGCTGTCCTCATAACTGCGGTATCTGTGAAGTCCACAAAACATCTACAATTCTGGCAAATATCGATATAACTAACCGTTGCAATATGCACTGTCCCGTTTGTTTTGCAAATGCTGCTTTCTCAGGTTATATATATGAACCAACGGTGGAGCAGATCAAAGAAATGATGATAATGCTTTACAATCAAGAACCGGTGAAATGCACATCTATCCAGTTCTCAGGTGGTGAACCAACCCTGCGGCCGGAATTGTTTGATCTCATTAAGATGGCAAAGGAACTGGGGTTCAAACATCTGCAGCTGGCCACCAACGGTATAAAACTGGCAGAAAGTGTGGAATATTGTCGTAACCTTCGGGAATCGGGGTTGAAAACCGTGTATCTGCAATTTGACGGCGTGACCCCTGAACCATACATGGAGACACGGGGGGTCGATGCTCTTCCCATAAAGCAAAAGGCAATACAAAACTGCCGGGAGGCAGGCATGCCCATTGATCTCGTACCCACCGTGGTCCGAAATGTCAATGACCATCAATTGGGGGCCATGGTACAGTTCGTTGCAGATAACATTGACATCATAAAAGGAGTCAACTTCCAGCCCATCTCTTTTACCGGAAGGATAGATACTAAAAAAAGGGAGGAACAGCGCATCACTATTCCTGATGTAATGAAAAAGATAGAAGAACAGACTGAAGGAGTTGTTACCAGTGATGATTTTTACCCAATCCCATTTATCCTACCCTTATCACATTTCGCCAATGCCGAAACAGGTATTGAAAATGTGAAATTCTCCGTAAATCCCCATTGCGGGTCAGGTACCTACATCTATGTTGATAAGAACCACAATATGGTCCCGGTTACGAGATTTGTGGACGTAGAGGGGCTGTTCGAGTATATTGAAGAACTGGCGCATGAAGTGGATGAAGTTCGATATTTCAAAACACTGGCACGGTGGAGGGGGACCAAAAAACTTGCCAGGGGGATAAGACAGTATGTGGATGACTCAAACGGCCCGAAGGACATTGACTTTGCCAGGAATTTATATAATATGCTGATACACCGCTCAGGCAATTCAACCAAAGTTTTCCATGAAAGAATGATGCTTATAGGTATTATGCATTTCCAGGACCCATATAATATGGACATCGAGCGTATCCAGCGCTGCGGTGTTCACTATGCCACCCCTGATGGCAGGGTGATCCCGTTTTGTACCTATAATTCTTTTTACCGGGAGGAAGTTGAAAAGAAATTTTCAAAACCGTTACATGAAAACCTGAAAGCCGGGTAG
- a CDS encoding U32 family peptidase, translating to MHSKKLTLMAPAESMATAVNVIEAGADEIYLGLETPGFINLNLSGRGRSCNVETAEELKRIVEYAHNNEVLVDYTVNTPFMADSIETEYIEHVMRGVNAGVDALIVGEFGALVLLHELDLGLPIHASVLLNNFNIGQIQLLAEMGVAKVVLPFKITIEEIKGLSGLGVELEVFGQFGCSNINGTCHLIHNADEAVQLGLPCRANYRVSTDGRLHAILDAGTDCSLCSLGQLMDAGVSALKVVGRCMNPEMIKTIIQTYRSGIDMTNNGALPEEIKAWILEEFPVWMMLCDQDRCKYLETPINRSFV from the coding sequence ATGCATTCCAAAAAGTTGACCCTCATGGCCCCTGCAGAATCAATGGCCACGGCCGTAAACGTGATAGAAGCTGGGGCTGACGAAATTTATCTGGGCCTGGAGACCCCGGGTTTTATAAATTTAAACCTCTCAGGCAGGGGTAGAAGCTGTAATGTTGAAACTGCAGAAGAACTGAAAAGAATAGTAGAATATGCCCATAATAATGAAGTATTAGTGGATTATACTGTCAATACACCTTTCATGGCTGATTCAATTGAAACTGAATATATTGAACATGTAATGCGTGGAGTTAATGCAGGAGTGGATGCACTTATTGTTGGGGAATTCGGTGCCCTTGTCCTGCTGCATGAACTGGACCTTGGACTGCCTATCCATGCCAGTGTCCTTTTGAATAATTTCAATATAGGCCAGATACAATTACTGGCAGAAATGGGTGTGGCCAAAGTTGTTTTACCTTTTAAGATAACTATTGAAGAAATCAAAGGATTATCAGGTCTTGGTGTTGAACTGGAGGTCTTTGGCCAGTTCGGTTGCTCAAATATCAACGGGACCTGTCACTTGATACACAATGCTGATGAGGCAGTTCAACTCGGCCTTCCCTGCAGGGCGAATTATAGGGTTTCCACTGATGGCAGGCTGCATGCTATTTTAGATGCAGGTACTGATTGTTCTTTATGCAGCCTGGGCCAGTTGATGGATGCAGGGGTGTCGGCCCTTAAAGTGGTTGGCAGGTGCATGAATCCAGAGATGATAAAGACAATAATACAAACATACCGCAGCGGTATTGATATGACAAATAACGGAGCTTTGCCTGAAGAGATCAAAGCATGGATCCTGGAAGAATTTCCTGTCTGGATGATGCTATGTGACCAGGATAGGTGCAAATATCTTGAAACGCCAATCAATAGATCGTTTGTCTGA